A window from Drosophila miranda strain MSH22 chromosome Y unlocalized genomic scaffold, D.miranda_PacBio2.1 Contig_Y2_pilon, whole genome shotgun sequence encodes these proteins:
- the LOC117193176 gene encoding uncharacterized protein LOC117193176 — protein sequence MPNLLERIDGLDIAPEDAGLPAVSDFDAISRPEDIAPEDAGPPAVGDVDAILRPEDIATEDTELPDDSDLDAILHPEGGIPETSTPTPAVRCVTGEADWRVRTPDGRLPDTLKARLLAQLVNPRRKDVRFLAEADNTFFQVHISKTSKVTIRSRAPRSKERV from the coding sequence ATGCCCAACCTTCTCGAACGGATAGACGGGTTAGACATCGCCCCCGAAGATGCAGGACTACCGGCCGTCAGCGACTTTGACGCCATCTCGCGTCCCGAAGACATCGCCCCCGAAGATGCAGGACCACCGGCCGTCGGCGACGTTGACGCCATTCTGCGTCCCGAAGACATCGCCACCGAAGACACAGAGCTACCAGACGACAGCGATCTGGATGCCATCCTACATCCCGAAGGCGGCATACCAGAAACGTCGACCCCCACCCCAGCTGTTCGTTGTGTGACTGGAGAGGCGGATTGGAGAGTACGTACGCCCGACGGCCGGCTGCCAGACACCCTGAAGGCCCGGCTCCTGGCACAACTCGTCAACCCGCGGCGTAAAGATGTCCGATTCTTGGCAGAGGCGGACAACACCTTCTTCCAGGTCCACATCAGCAAGACGAGCAAAGTAACCATTCGCTCACGGGCCCCCCGAAGCAAGGAGAGGGTGTGA